A single Paenibacillus sp. FSL R5-0517 DNA region contains:
- a CDS encoding glycoside hydrolase family 2 TIM barrel-domain containing protein, producing MRNKLVYTPPANGYPEWNNNPETFQVGRLPAHASMVAFPSVAEALSNESSASPWYASLNGQWKFAFAETPEQRIASFYENNYDASDWDEIAVPSNWQLQGYDYPQYTNMTYPWVEREPELKPPFAPTTYNPVGSYIRTFTVPADWKDRPVLLHFEGVESAFYVWVNGELVGYSEDTFTPAEFDITAYLTEGENKLAVEVYRWCDASWLENQDFWRLSGIFRGVYLHSPSPVQIADFFVRTELDDAYQDAELLLDVKLFNHNAVQTTAGLSVQAQLYDAQQQTVLKQPLTAAVTFQGEDELSFQLSAEVIRPLLWSAETPHLYTLVLSIQNESGETLEAVRSRIGFRKFELKDGLMQINGKRIVFKGVNRHEFSPDTGRAIGREDMIRDIELMKSYNVNAVRTSHYPNQSLWYELCDEYGLYVIDETNLETHGTWYYGQKEMNENNIPASKPEWRNNVIDRCNSMFQRDKNHPSVIIWSLGNESFGGDNFIAMYDYLKQVDPTRLVHYEGTFHYRPSDSASDIESTMYISPQDVENYARMQGPKKPYIICEYSHAMGNSCGGLHLYWELFDKYDVLQGAFIWDWVDQSIRTTTADGVEYLAYGGDFGEFPHDGNFCGNGLILADKTVTPKLEEVKKCYQNVRMEAIDVKEGLLRIRNQFLFTDLSEYSLVWTVTHDGVSVENGTLDIAVPPGESAEVRIPYTPSSDLFQEAVLTVSLVTKVATKWAGVGHEIAWDQFVVSPRLRPIQPVHQGQGNSPQVQELQDELKVATGQVTLSFNPTTGVLTSYQINNQEQLLAPIRPNFWRAMTDNDMGNKLNMRSAFWRDAHATSRLIRFEHHSDEQGILVTTDYTWDQHPGCTLSISYRIDMDGVLEISQTLIPGEGLPDLPEFGMLLQLSNSLDTISWYGRGPHDNYADRLTSARLGYYTGAVRDQFVPYLKPQECGNKTDVRFAEITSTDGQSGLHVEANIPFEINALPWTPEELEANDHVYKLPQSTQTVARINYKQMGVGGDDSWGARTHAEYTLPANRAYSFTFTVRPV from the coding sequence ATGCGAAACAAATTGGTATACACCCCTCCGGCTAATGGATACCCGGAATGGAACAATAATCCTGAGACTTTTCAAGTAGGCCGTCTACCCGCACATGCGTCTATGGTAGCGTTTCCATCTGTAGCAGAAGCGTTATCCAATGAATCCAGTGCATCGCCATGGTACGCATCACTGAATGGTCAGTGGAAGTTTGCCTTTGCGGAGACACCGGAGCAACGGATTGCATCCTTTTATGAGAACAACTATGATGCCAGTGACTGGGACGAGATCGCCGTTCCCTCCAACTGGCAGCTACAAGGTTACGATTATCCCCAATATACGAATATGACGTATCCGTGGGTCGAGCGTGAGCCTGAATTGAAGCCACCCTTTGCACCAACGACTTATAATCCGGTGGGTTCGTACATCCGTACGTTTACGGTTCCTGCAGACTGGAAAGACCGGCCTGTTCTGCTGCACTTTGAGGGCGTTGAATCCGCCTTTTATGTATGGGTTAACGGGGAGCTCGTCGGTTATAGCGAAGACACGTTCACACCCGCAGAATTCGATATCACTGCATATCTGACGGAAGGTGAAAACAAGCTGGCTGTGGAGGTATATCGATGGTGTGATGCGAGCTGGCTGGAGAATCAGGATTTCTGGCGGCTAAGCGGCATATTCCGTGGTGTATACCTGCATTCACCTTCACCGGTTCAGATCGCCGATTTCTTTGTTCGCACTGAACTGGATGATGCCTATCAGGATGCGGAGCTGCTGCTGGATGTAAAATTATTCAATCATAACGCGGTGCAGACCACAGCCGGATTGTCCGTTCAGGCACAGCTCTATGATGCACAACAGCAGACTGTATTGAAGCAACCACTTACTGCGGCGGTCACTTTCCAGGGTGAGGATGAACTTTCATTCCAATTGTCAGCAGAGGTTATCCGGCCGCTTCTATGGAGCGCCGAGACTCCTCATCTGTATACACTTGTGCTGTCCATTCAGAATGAATCAGGCGAAACGCTGGAAGCGGTTCGCAGCCGGATCGGATTCCGCAAGTTTGAACTCAAGGATGGCCTGATGCAAATCAACGGCAAACGCATTGTATTCAAGGGCGTGAATCGTCATGAATTTTCCCCGGATACCGGTCGAGCCATTGGTCGGGAAGACATGATCCGTGACATCGAGCTGATGAAGTCCTATAACGTTAACGCTGTGCGTACATCCCATTATCCGAATCAGTCACTCTGGTACGAACTGTGTGATGAATATGGCCTCTATGTCATTGATGAAACGAATCTGGAGACTCACGGCACGTGGTACTATGGGCAAAAGGAAATGAACGAAAACAATATCCCGGCAAGTAAGCCGGAATGGCGTAACAACGTCATCGATCGCTGTAACTCGATGTTCCAGCGGGACAAAAACCATCCGTCCGTTATTATCTGGTCTCTAGGCAATGAGTCCTTCGGCGGCGATAACTTCATCGCCATGTACGATTATCTGAAACAAGTCGATCCGACCCGTCTCGTTCATTACGAAGGGACTTTCCATTATCGCCCTTCCGATTCGGCAAGCGACATTGAATCGACGATGTATATCAGTCCTCAGGATGTAGAGAATTATGCTCGCATGCAAGGACCGAAGAAACCTTATATTATCTGCGAATACAGCCATGCCATGGGCAACTCTTGCGGCGGTCTGCATCTGTATTGGGAATTGTTCGATAAATATGATGTGTTGCAAGGTGCATTCATCTGGGACTGGGTCGATCAGTCCATTCGTACCACGACGGCAGACGGTGTGGAATATCTCGCATATGGCGGAGATTTCGGCGAATTCCCTCATGATGGCAATTTCTGCGGAAACGGACTGATTCTGGCCGATAAGACGGTTACACCGAAGCTGGAAGAAGTGAAGAAATGTTATCAGAACGTTCGTATGGAGGCTATTGATGTCAAAGAAGGCCTGCTGCGCATTCGAAACCAGTTCCTGTTCACGGATCTGAGTGAATATTCGCTCGTATGGACAGTAACGCACGATGGTGTATCCGTTGAGAACGGCACGTTGGATATTGCGGTACCTCCAGGCGAATCGGCTGAAGTTCGTATCCCTTACACGCCATCATCCGATCTGTTCCAGGAAGCGGTGCTGACTGTATCTCTGGTAACCAAAGTCGCAACCAAATGGGCAGGAGTCGGTCACGAAATTGCCTGGGATCAGTTCGTGGTATCTCCGCGACTGCGTCCAATCCAACCGGTACACCAAGGACAAGGCAATTCACCACAGGTACAGGAACTGCAAGATGAATTGAAAGTAGCTACAGGGCAAGTCACGTTGAGCTTTAACCCGACTACTGGCGTGTTAACGTCTTATCAGATCAACAATCAGGAACAATTGCTGGCACCGATCCGGCCGAATTTCTGGAGAGCCATGACAGACAACGATATGGGGAACAAGCTGAATATGCGTTCTGCTTTCTGGAGAGATGCTCACGCTACCAGTAGATTAATTCGCTTTGAACACCATTCAGACGAACAAGGCATTCTCGTGACGACCGATTATACGTGGGATCAACATCCGGGATGTACGTTGTCCATCTCGTACCGTATTGATATGGATGGTGTATTGGAAATCAGTCAAACGCTTATTCCAGGCGAGGGCCTACCTGATCTACCAGAGTTCGGCATGTTGCTGCAACTGAGTAACAGCCTGGATACAATCTCTTGGTACGGCAGAGGCCCGCATGACAATTACGCAGACCGCCTAACCAGTGCACGTCTCGGCTATTACACAGGTGCGGTTCGAGATCAATTCGTTCCATACCTGAAACCACAAGAGTGTGGTAACAAAACCGATGTACGCTTTGCTGAAATCACGTCAACGGATGGTCAAAGTGGCCTGCACGTTGAAGCCAACATACCATTTGAGATCAATGCGTTGCCGTGGACACCTGAGGAACTCGAAGCCAATGATCATGTGTATAAATTACCTCAGAGTACACAGACTGTCGCCCGCATTAATTACAAACAAATGGGTGTCGGCGGGGATGATAGCTGGGGCGCACGTACCCACGCTGAATACACCTTGCCGGCCAACCGCGCGTATTCCTTCACCTTTACGGTAAGACCTGTATAA